In Aulosira sp. FACHB-615, the genomic window CCTGTTTGAATTCCTCTTGCCTCACCTTCTTGTATCGCTTGTTCTCTATCTTGTTGATAAAGTGGTGCTAACCGCATAACTAACTCCCTATCTTCTTCGTCTGGATTTTGCGTAAATTGTAAATTTTGTTGCAAGTTGTACAGTAATTCTAATGCTGCTTTTCGGAATGGGTTATCAGGAGAAAGTGCTTCTAGTTCATCAATGGCTTGTTTCTGCACGTTTCCTCTACCAATGATTCTCAGCCATAAGGTTTCAGGGATAATAGGTAACTGATGAATTGCGACTATGGCTGTACGTAGGTAGTCTGCCATGAAGTAAACACCGGGCAGAAAATCAGCTTTCGGGTTAGCACCAAATCCTGAGAGGAGTGATGCTGATGCTGTTGGTGTCAGAATCCATAATTTTGGTAACTCAGATTCTAGAATGCGGGTGTTGTTTCGATTTGCTTGCCGTTGTAAATCGCCACGTACCTCTAATAATTTTAAAAGACAATCACAGATTTCTGTAGCCGCCGCAGGATTCCGAAACGGTTCAAACAACGCCGGAGTCGTGGCAAATTGTCCCAATAAACCAAGGGTTTCTGAGATGTTGCTTGGTTGGGTGGGAATGAAATAAACGTCAATTTCTCTAACTTCGCCTGCAACTCGTCGTGCTGCTTGAACTTCGCCATAAGGGGTGAGTAATTCTTCAAGGTAGTCTTTAGCGAATTGGTCATGAATGAATCTGGTCATGTAATGAAAATTTGGCAATGCAACCTAGTTTAAAGTGTTGATGCACACCATATCCTTGCTTATGGCTTGTTCTATTAAAAAGTGCAAGCGATCGCTAATTCTGCGTGTCGTAGTAATGTAGCTTTATCCAAAGCATGAACAATGTATTGTGGTGTTTGGGCTAACAAATTTTCAATTCTCTGTCTAGCGGCTTTCACTACCTCTTGCTGCAAGCTACCTTGACTGAGAGCATCAGCAAAATCTTTCGCCATATAATAAGTACGTTCCAAAGACGATGAATTGATATTCCGCGACAAAATAAACAAGTCACACCCAGCGTTAAAGGCGCGTGCAACAGTACCGCTTTGGGTAAACATATCGGAAATTGCTTTCATATCCAAATCATCGGATACGACAACACCCTCAAACCCTAGTTCTTCTCGTAAAATATTTTTCAGAATTGGTTGTGAGATAGTTCCTGGCACATCTGGGTCAATTTGAGGAAACAGAATGTGAGTTGTCATAATTAAGGGAATTTGCGCTGCAATCAAGGCTTTGAAAGGTATCAGTTCCCGATCGCGCAAATCTTGTACAGTTAAATTCAGCACTGGTAACTCAACATGAGAATCGGTGCTTGTGTCTCCATGTCCCGGAAAATGCTTGGCACATCCTAAAATACCAGACTCTTGCAACCCTAGATAATATTCCAACGCATACTGAGCTGCGGTTTCTGGTGTGTTGCCAAAAGCACGCGCCCCAATTACCGGGTTGAGAGGATTA contains:
- the nagZ gene encoding beta-N-acetylhexosaminidase, translated to MSISRELELFGNHVILGVSGTTLSDDDKRALGELKPVGVIFFGKNFIDGVAYEVWLESFQELIDQIREYAERDSMFMTLDHEGGRVVRTPLPITRFPYASLLRSQAREVAKATARELKSLGINVSWSPVADVYSNPLNPVIGARAFGNTPETAAQYALEYYLGLQESGILGCAKHFPGHGDTSTDSHVELPVLNLTVQDLRDRELIPFKALIAAQIPLIMTTHILFPQIDPDVPGTISQPILKNILREELGFEGVVVSDDLDMKAISDMFTQSGTVARAFNAGCDLFILSRNINSSSLERTYYMAKDFADALSQGSLQQEVVKAARQRIENLLAQTPQYIVHALDKATLLRHAELAIACTF